CGGCGGAAGCGGGCGATGCGCTCCTGCAGGTCGCGGATCTGGTTTTCCTGCGCCTGCAGGTTGCGGTCGGCCTGTTCCAGCATCGCCGCCGCCTCCTGCAGTTCCACCACCTGCACCTTCTCGCTGTTCCAGTCCGCTCGCAGGGCGCTGACCCTCGGTGCGCCATAGGTTGGCTTGGCCGCCTGATCCTTCGGGTAGTCGATGTCGAAGCCCTGGGTGCGCAGGCAATGGTCACGGCGCAAGCGCTGGTCGTCGCTCGACACGTCCTTGGGCAGCGATCCGCCCTCGACCAGATAATGGCCCCAACGCCGTTGGGCCCATGCCGCGCCCTGCGCCAACAGAAAGCGGCCAAGTCCGCGATTGCTTGGCTCCAGCCGCAGGCCCGAATCCGGCCCGAGGCGTAGCTCCTTGCTGCGGTGGTCCGCCCAGACCTCCAGCACGTTGTTCTTGCGCGAGCGCACCTGGCCGGGAATGTTGATGAACATTCGCAGCAGGCTCTGCTCCGGGGTATGCCGTTCCAGTTGCGCAAGTTCGACGAAACGCAGCGGGCGCGCGCCGCCGTCGCGCTCAGTGGGCTGTTGCGCCAGGCGCAGCAGGCGGAAACGGTCGGGCTTGAGCTCTGCCCACGGATGCTTCGCTACTGCCGGCTGGTCTTTTTCAGTGCTCTGGGTGGTTTCGCTGTCGGTCATCTGCGCGTTCCTGGGCCTGCGCGGCGGCTCGTTCAGGAGCCGATCGGGCCCTCGTCAAGCGGGCTATCGGCAGCGCGGCGCCTAACTGGAGGCTGGCAGGATGCCATTGGCCTGCAGAAAGTGCCGGATACGCTCCTGCAAGCCCCAGGCGAGCGGCAGATCGGGGTCGTCATAGGAGGCCAGCTGTCGCGCATCCGCCGGCACGATGCGCAGCACATGGTTCATGCCATCGATCAGCGCCAGCTCGGCGTCGGGCTTGGCACGCTGCAGGGCTTCGGCGTCCTCGATGCCGACCTGGATGTCGTGGCGGCCCTGGATGATCAGTGCGGGAGTCTCGACGGCTGCGAAGGCCTCGGCGGGGTCGTAGGCGAACAGTGAAATCAGGTACGGCTGCACGCTGGGGCGGAACAGCACCTGCAACGGCTCCGGCACTTCGGCGTGGGTTTGGCCGGCCTTGAGCTCATCGATCAGAAAATGACTGGTGGCGAGCAGTGCCGGCGGCAGGCGCCCCTGCAGTTGCTCGCGCAGCACCTCGTCGATCGGCCGGCCGCTGCCGGCGATGCTGATCAGCGCCGCGGCGTCCGACTTCGGCGCGGCGAGACTGGCGATCAGCGCGCCTTCGCTGTGGCCAACGAGGATCAGCTGGCTGAAACGGGGGTCATCCTTGAGCTTCGTGCTCCAGGCCTGCGCATCGCTGACATAGGCCTCGACGCTGAGGTCGCGCTCGTCCGCTGCGGCCGCCAGGCTGGCGCCGACGCCGCGCTTGTCGTAGCGCAGGCTGGCCACGCCCAGTTTGGCCAGGCCCTGGGCCAGGCGCTTGAGGCTGTCGTTGCGTCCGGCCGGGTTGTTGCCGTTGCGGTCGGTCGGGCCGGAACCTGCGATCAGCAGCGCTACCGGTACCGGCTGGTCGCTTTTGGGCAGCAACAGACTGCCCTGCAGCACGCCACTGCCGGTGTCCAGGTTCAGGGTCTGATTGAGCAGGGTCTGCGCCTGCAGGAAAGAAGGGGACATGGTCAGTAGCAGCAGTATCAGCAGGGCACGCATGGAAGGATTTCGTTGGTCACGGAGCAGGTTGGACGCGGCAATCGACGCAAAGGTCAGTATGCGCCGGCAACAGGAGCGATGACAGCGTAGCGGCCTCAGGTATACTTCCGGCCCCTGTTTTTCGGTCGATCGCGGAGCGTCCTGCATGTCCGGCAATACCTACGGCAAGCTGTTCACCGTCACCACTGCCGGCGAAAGCCATGGTCCTGCGCTGGTGGCCATCGTCGACGGCTGTCCGCCCGGGCTGGAGCTGTCGCTGGACGATCTGCAGCGCGACCTCGACCGTCGCAAGCCGGGCACCAGCCGGCACACCACGCAGCGCCAGGAAGCCGACGAGGTGGAAATCCTCTCCGGCGTGTTCGAAGGCAGGACCACCGGTTGCCCGATCGGCCTGCTGATCCGCAACACCGACCAGAAGTCCAAGGACTACTCGGCGATCAAGGACCTGTTCCGTCCGGCTCACGCCGACTACAGCTACCACCACAAGTACGGCCTGCGCGACTACCGCGGCGGTGGCCGTTCCTCGGCGCGTGAGACCGCCATGCGCGTCGCCGCCGGTGCCATCGCCAAGAAATATCTGGCGACCCTGGGCATCCAGGTGCGTGGCTACATGAGCCAGCTCGGGCCGATCGAGATCCCGTTCAAGACCTGGGACAGCGTCGAGCAGAACGCCTTCTTCAGCCCCGACCCGGACAAGGTGCCGGAACTCGAGGCCTACATGGATCAGCTGCGCCGCGACCAGGATTCGGTGGGCGCGAAGATCACCGTGGTTGCCGATGGCGTACCGCCGGGCCTTGGCGAGCCGATCTTCGACCGTCTGGACGCCGAGCTGGCCCACGCGCTGATGAGCATCAATGCGGTCAAGGGCGTGGAAATCGGTGCCGGTTTCGCCTCGGTGGCCCAGCGCGGCACCGAACACCGTGACGAGCTGACGCCGCAGGGGTTCCTCTCCAACAATGCCGGCGGCATTCTCGGTGGCATCTCCTCGGGACAGCCGATCATTGCCCACCTGGCGCTCAAGGCTACGTCCAGCATCACCACGCCAGGGCAGTCGATCGATGTGAATGGCGCGCCGGTCGAGGTCATCACCAAGGGGCGCCATGACCCCTGCGTCGGTATCCGCGCCACGCCGATCGCCGAGGCGATGATGGCCATCGTGCTGCTCGACCACCTGCTGCGCCACCGCGCGCAGAATGCCGACGTACGCGTGAGCACGCCGGTGTTGGGGCAACGATGAGCTTGAAGTCGTAGGTTGGGTTGAGGAGCGCAGCGACGAAGCCCAACGAGCAAGGGTTCGGCCTGCTTAATGGCTGATCCGGGAACGTTGGGCTTCGCTGCGCTCAACCCAACCTACCAGATGCTTCTGCTTGTAGCTTATGACTGTTTCTTTGCCATACTGGCGCCTCTCCGGCTTCTACTTCTTCTATTTCGCCCTGCTGGGGGCGACCGCGCCGTTTCTCGGCCTGTACTTCGATCATCTGGGTTTCTCTCCGGAGCGGATCGGCGAGCTGATCGCCATTCCCATGCTGATGCGCTGCGTGGCGCCGAACCTCTGGGGCTGGTTGGGCGATGCAACCGGTCGCCGGCTGGAAATCGTCCGTCTCGGTGCGCTGTGCACCTTGCTCTCCTTCGGGCTGATCTTCTTCGACAAGAGCTTTGCCTGGCTGGCGCTGGTGATGGCGTTGCATGCGTTCTTCTGGCACGCGGTGTTGCCGCAGTTCGAAGTCATCACCCTGGCGCATCTGCACGAGCAGACCGAGCGCTACAGTCAGGTCAGGCTGTGGGGCAGCATCGGTTTCATCTTCGCGGTGGTGGGGCTCGGGCTGCTGTTCCAGCAGCTGAGCCTCGATCTTTACCCGACTGCAGTGGCCTTCGTGATGGTCGGCATCGTGCTGAGCAGCGTCTGGGTGCCCAACGCTCAGCCGCGGCAACGCGCCGAGACGGCCGGGCAGGGCGGGTTCCTCACCCAACTGCACCGACCTGGCGTACTGGCCTTCTACGGCTGCGTGGCGTTGATGCAGCTGGCCCATGGGCCGTACTACACCTTCTTCAGCATTCACCTGGAAGCACTGGGCTACAGCCGCAGCTTTATCGGGCTGATGTGGGCGCTGGGCGTGGTCGCGGAAATCCTGCTGTTCCTGGTGATGGCGCGTTTGCTCGAGCGTTTCTCGCTGCGTCAGGTGCTGCTGGCCAGCTTCCTGATTGCCGCGCTGCGCTGGGTATTGCTCGGGCAGTTCGCCGAGCACCTCGCCGTGCTGCTGATCGCGCAGCTGATGCACGCGGCGACCTTCGGCAGTTTCCATGTGGCCGCCATCCACTTCGTCCAGCGCAGTTTCGGCCACCGCCAGCAGGGCCAGGGTCAGGCGCTGTATGCCAGCCTGTCCGGCATCGGTGGAGCGCTGGGTGCACTCTACGCCGGCTATGCCTGGTCCGGCCTGGGGCCGGCCTGGTCGTTCGCCATCGCCAGTCTGGCGGCGCTGGCCGCAGCCGCTATCATTGCCTTCCGTTTGCAGGAGGATCGCGCATGACTGCCACACGTCAGCACCTGAGCCAGGCGATCATCGACGCCGGCCGCTTCTTGTATGGCCGTGGCTGGTCGCCGGCGACCAGTAGCAACTACTCGGCGCGCCTGACCAGCGCCGAACTGCTGCTGACCGTTTCCGGCCGGCACAAGGGCGCGCTGACTGCCGATGACCTGCTGGCAGTGGACATGCACGGCAACAGCCTGGAAGAGGGCAAGAGGCCGTCGGCGGAAACGCTGCTGCATACCCAGCTGTATCGCTGGAAGCCGGAGATCGGCGCGGTGCTGCACACCCATTCGGTCAATGCCACGGTGCTGTCCCGCGTCGCCCTGGCCGATTCGCTGGTGTTCGCCGATTACGAGCTGCAAAAGGCCTTCAGCGGTATCTCCAGCCATGAATCGCAGGTGCTGGTGCCGATCTTCGACAACGATCAGGACATCGCCGCCCTGGCCGCCAGGGTGCAGCCGTGGCTCGACGAGCATCCCGATTGCGTCGGCTACCTGATTCGCGGTCACGGCCTGTACACCTGGGGCGAGGCGATGAGCGATGCGCTGCGGCAGATCGAGGCGTTCGAATTTCTGTTCGAATGCGACCTGAAGATGCGTGCCCTGCAGCCCAGATAAATTCCAGCCTGCCCGGTAGCGACCGGTCAGACGACCTTTTCGGAGAGCCGAACATGAGTGTCCTCAGCGTCTATCACGA
This DNA window, taken from Pseudomonas sp. FeN3W, encodes the following:
- a CDS encoding methylthioribulose 1-phosphate dehydratase; this encodes MTATRQHLSQAIIDAGRFLYGRGWSPATSSNYSARLTSAELLLTVSGRHKGALTADDLLAVDMHGNSLEEGKRPSAETLLHTQLYRWKPEIGAVLHTHSVNATVLSRVALADSLVFADYELQKAFSGISSHESQVLVPIFDNDQDIAALAARVQPWLDEHPDCVGYLIRGHGLYTWGEAMSDALRQIEAFEFLFECDLKMRALQPR
- the aroC gene encoding chorismate synthase yields the protein MSGNTYGKLFTVTTAGESHGPALVAIVDGCPPGLELSLDDLQRDLDRRKPGTSRHTTQRQEADEVEILSGVFEGRTTGCPIGLLIRNTDQKSKDYSAIKDLFRPAHADYSYHHKYGLRDYRGGGRSSARETAMRVAAGAIAKKYLATLGIQVRGYMSQLGPIEIPFKTWDSVEQNAFFSPDPDKVPELEAYMDQLRRDQDSVGAKITVVADGVPPGLGEPIFDRLDAELAHALMSINAVKGVEIGAGFASVAQRGTEHRDELTPQGFLSNNAGGILGGISSGQPIIAHLALKATSSITTPGQSIDVNGAPVEVITKGRHDPCVGIRATPIAEAMMAIVLLDHLLRHRAQNADVRVSTPVLGQR
- a CDS encoding alpha/beta fold hydrolase, whose protein sequence is MRALLILLLLTMSPSFLQAQTLLNQTLNLDTGSGVLQGSLLLPKSDQPVPVALLIAGSGPTDRNGNNPAGRNDSLKRLAQGLAKLGVASLRYDKRGVGASLAAAADERDLSVEAYVSDAQAWSTKLKDDPRFSQLILVGHSEGALIASLAAPKSDAAALISIAGSGRPIDEVLREQLQGRLPPALLATSHFLIDELKAGQTHAEVPEPLQVLFRPSVQPYLISLFAYDPAEAFAAVETPALIIQGRHDIQVGIEDAEALQRAKPDAELALIDGMNHVLRIVPADARQLASYDDPDLPLAWGLQERIRHFLQANGILPASS
- a CDS encoding MFS transporter, translating into MTVSLPYWRLSGFYFFYFALLGATAPFLGLYFDHLGFSPERIGELIAIPMLMRCVAPNLWGWLGDATGRRLEIVRLGALCTLLSFGLIFFDKSFAWLALVMALHAFFWHAVLPQFEVITLAHLHEQTERYSQVRLWGSIGFIFAVVGLGLLFQQLSLDLYPTAVAFVMVGIVLSSVWVPNAQPRQRAETAGQGGFLTQLHRPGVLAFYGCVALMQLAHGPYYTFFSIHLEALGYSRSFIGLMWALGVVAEILLFLVMARLLERFSLRQVLLASFLIAALRWVLLGQFAEHLAVLLIAQLMHAATFGSFHVAAIHFVQRSFGHRQQGQGQALYASLSGIGGALGALYAGYAWSGLGPAWSFAIASLAALAAAAIIAFRLQEDRA